One window of the Saccopteryx bilineata isolate mSacBil1 chromosome 2, mSacBil1_pri_phased_curated, whole genome shotgun sequence genome contains the following:
- the HJV gene encoding hemojuvelin isoform X5, translated as MKATSSPVASGANATTTQKLTIIFKNMQECIDQKVYQAEVENLPAAFEDGSINGGDRPGGSSLSIGTANPGNHVEIRAAYIGTTIIIRQTAGQLSFSIKVAEDVARAFSAEQDLQLCVGGCPPSQRLSYSEPSQGAITTDTARQLCKEGLPVEDAYFHSCVFDVLISGDPNFTVAAQAALEDARAFLPDLDKLHLFPSDAGVPLFSATLPALLFSGLFVLWLCIQ; from the exons ATGAAG GCCACCAGCTCCCCCGTGGCTTCCGGGGCCAACGCCACCACCACCCAGAAG CTCACCATTATATTTAAGAATATGCAGGAATGCATTGATCAGAAGGTCTACCAGGCTGAGGTGGAAAATCTTCCTGCAGCCTTTGAAGATGGCTCTATCAATGGAGGTGACCGACCTGGGGGCTCAAGTTTGTCCATTGGAACTGCTAACCCTGGGAACCATGTGGAGATCCGAGCTGCCTATATTGGTACAACCATAATTATTCGGCAGACAGCTGGGCAGCTCTCCTTCTCCATCAAAGTAGCAGAGGATGTGGCAAGGGCCTTCTCAGCTGAGCAGGACCTACAGCTCTGTGTTGGAGGGTGCCCCCCAAGTCAGCGACTCTCTTACTCAGAGCCCAGTCAGGGAGCTATAACCACTGATACTGCCAGACAGCTGTGCAAGGAAGGGCTGCCGGTTGAAGATGCTTACTTTCATTCCTGTGTCTTTGATGTTCTAATCTCCGGTGATCCCAACTTTACTGTGGCAGCTCAGGCTGCTCTGGAGGATGCCCGAGCCTTCTTGCCAGACTTAGACAAGCTGCATCTCTTCCCCTCAGATGCCGGGGTTCCTCTTTTCTCAGCAACCCTCCCAGCCCTACTCTTTTCTGGGCTCTTTGTTCTGTGGCTTTGCATTCAATAA
- the HJV gene encoding hemojuvelin isoform X3, producing MKVGFPGCTVVPRASYIALPSGTHTCAASTTTFTRAVSKELGPCWIMTSFLSRPPAPPWLPGPTPPPPRRSGLKCSSRPSHGHLTLTIIFKNMQECIDQKVYQAEVENLPAAFEDGSINGGDRPGGSSLSIGTANPGNHVEIRAAYIGTTIIIRQTAGQLSFSIKVAEDVARAFSAEQDLQLCVGGCPPSQRLSYSEPSQGAITTDTARQLCKEGLPVEDAYFHSCVFDVLISGDPNFTVAAQAALEDARAFLPDLDKLHLFPSDAGVPLFSATLPALLFSGLFVLWLCIQ from the exons ATGAAGGTCGGTTTTCCCGGCTGCACGGTCGTCCCTCGGGCTTCTTACATTGCGCTTCCTTCGGGGACCCACACGTGCGCAGCTTCCACCACCACTTTCACACGTGCCGTGTCCAAGGAGCTTGGCCCCTGCTGGATAATGACTTCCTTTTTGTCCAGGCCACCAGCTCCCCCGTGGCTTCCGGGGCCAACGCCACCACCACCCAGAAGGTCAGGACTCAAGTGCTCCTCCAGACCCTCTCATGGTCACCTCACG CTCACCATTATATTTAAGAATATGCAGGAATGCATTGATCAGAAGGTCTACCAGGCTGAGGTGGAAAATCTTCCTGCAGCCTTTGAAGATGGCTCTATCAATGGAGGTGACCGACCTGGGGGCTCAAGTTTGTCCATTGGAACTGCTAACCCTGGGAACCATGTGGAGATCCGAGCTGCCTATATTGGTACAACCATAATTATTCGGCAGACAGCTGGGCAGCTCTCCTTCTCCATCAAAGTAGCAGAGGATGTGGCAAGGGCCTTCTCAGCTGAGCAGGACCTACAGCTCTGTGTTGGAGGGTGCCCCCCAAGTCAGCGACTCTCTTACTCAGAGCCCAGTCAGGGAGCTATAACCACTGATACTGCCAGACAGCTGTGCAAGGAAGGGCTGCCGGTTGAAGATGCTTACTTTCATTCCTGTGTCTTTGATGTTCTAATCTCCGGTGATCCCAACTTTACTGTGGCAGCTCAGGCTGCTCTGGAGGATGCCCGAGCCTTCTTGCCAGACTTAGACAAGCTGCATCTCTTCCCCTCAGATGCCGGGGTTCCTCTTTTCTCAGCAACCCTCCCAGCCCTACTCTTTTCTGGGCTCTTTGTTCTGTGGCTTTGCATTCAATAA
- the HJV gene encoding hemojuvelin isoform X6, giving the protein MQECIDQKVYQAEVENLPAAFEDGSINGGDRPGGSSLSIGTANPGNHVEIRAAYIGTTIIIRQTAGQLSFSIKVAEDVARAFSAEQDLQLCVGGCPPSQRLSYSEPSQGAITTDTARQLCKEGLPVEDAYFHSCVFDVLISGDPNFTVAAQAALEDARAFLPDLDKLHLFPSDAGVPLFSATLPALLFSGLFVLWLCIQ; this is encoded by the coding sequence ATGCAGGAATGCATTGATCAGAAGGTCTACCAGGCTGAGGTGGAAAATCTTCCTGCAGCCTTTGAAGATGGCTCTATCAATGGAGGTGACCGACCTGGGGGCTCAAGTTTGTCCATTGGAACTGCTAACCCTGGGAACCATGTGGAGATCCGAGCTGCCTATATTGGTACAACCATAATTATTCGGCAGACAGCTGGGCAGCTCTCCTTCTCCATCAAAGTAGCAGAGGATGTGGCAAGGGCCTTCTCAGCTGAGCAGGACCTACAGCTCTGTGTTGGAGGGTGCCCCCCAAGTCAGCGACTCTCTTACTCAGAGCCCAGTCAGGGAGCTATAACCACTGATACTGCCAGACAGCTGTGCAAGGAAGGGCTGCCGGTTGAAGATGCTTACTTTCATTCCTGTGTCTTTGATGTTCTAATCTCCGGTGATCCCAACTTTACTGTGGCAGCTCAGGCTGCTCTGGAGGATGCCCGAGCCTTCTTGCCAGACTTAGACAAGCTGCATCTCTTCCCCTCAGATGCCGGGGTTCCTCTTTTCTCAGCAACCCTCCCAGCCCTACTCTTTTCTGGGCTCTTTGTTCTGTGGCTTTGCATTCAATAA
- the HJV gene encoding hemojuvelin isoform X2, whose amino-acid sequence MLMHGIEDLMIQHNCSRQGPTAPPPPRGPALPGTGPVSSSGPVAPDPCDYEGRFSRLHGRPSGFLHCASFGDPHVRSFHHHFHTCRVQGAWPLLDNDFLFVQATSSPVASGANATTTQKLTIIFKNMQECIDQKVYQAEVENLPAAFEDGSINGGDRPGGSSLSIGTANPGNHVEIRAAYIGTTIIIRQTAGQLSFSIKVAEDVARAFSAEQDLQLCVGGCPPSQRLSYSEPSQGAITTDTARQLCKEGLPVEDAYFHSCVFDVLISGDPNFTVAAQAALEDARAFLPDLDKLHLFPSDAGVPLFSATLPALLFSGLFVLWLCIQ is encoded by the exons ATGCTGA TGCATGGCATCGAGGACTTGATGATCCAGCACAACTGTTCCCGCCAGGGCCCCacagcccctcccccgccccgggGCCCAGCCCTTCCAGGCACAGGCCCGGTCAGCTCCTCCGGCCCGGTAGCCCCGGACCCCTGTGACTATGAAGGTCGGTTTTCCCGGCTGCACGGTCGTCCCTCGGGCTTCTTACATTGCGCTTCCTTCGGGGACCCACACGTGCGCAGCTTCCACCACCACTTTCACACGTGCCGTGTCCAAGGAGCTTGGCCCCTGCTGGATAATGACTTCCTTTTTGTCCAGGCCACCAGCTCCCCCGTGGCTTCCGGGGCCAACGCCACCACCACCCAGAAG CTCACCATTATATTTAAGAATATGCAGGAATGCATTGATCAGAAGGTCTACCAGGCTGAGGTGGAAAATCTTCCTGCAGCCTTTGAAGATGGCTCTATCAATGGAGGTGACCGACCTGGGGGCTCAAGTTTGTCCATTGGAACTGCTAACCCTGGGAACCATGTGGAGATCCGAGCTGCCTATATTGGTACAACCATAATTATTCGGCAGACAGCTGGGCAGCTCTCCTTCTCCATCAAAGTAGCAGAGGATGTGGCAAGGGCCTTCTCAGCTGAGCAGGACCTACAGCTCTGTGTTGGAGGGTGCCCCCCAAGTCAGCGACTCTCTTACTCAGAGCCCAGTCAGGGAGCTATAACCACTGATACTGCCAGACAGCTGTGCAAGGAAGGGCTGCCGGTTGAAGATGCTTACTTTCATTCCTGTGTCTTTGATGTTCTAATCTCCGGTGATCCCAACTTTACTGTGGCAGCTCAGGCTGCTCTGGAGGATGCCCGAGCCTTCTTGCCAGACTTAGACAAGCTGCATCTCTTCCCCTCAGATGCCGGGGTTCCTCTTTTCTCAGCAACCCTCCCAGCCCTACTCTTTTCTGGGCTCTTTGTTCTGTGGCTTTGCATTCAATAA
- the HJV gene encoding hemojuvelin isoform X4 has protein sequence MGDPGQSPSPKFPHGSTSSLSTLTFLLLLCGYAHSQCKILRCNAEPPAPPWLPGPTPPPPRRSGLKCSSRPSHGHLTLTIIFKNMQECIDQKVYQAEVENLPAAFEDGSINGGDRPGGSSLSIGTANPGNHVEIRAAYIGTTIIIRQTAGQLSFSIKVAEDVARAFSAEQDLQLCVGGCPPSQRLSYSEPSQGAITTDTARQLCKEGLPVEDAYFHSCVFDVLISGDPNFTVAAQAALEDARAFLPDLDKLHLFPSDAGVPLFSATLPALLFSGLFVLWLCIQ, from the exons ATGGGGGATCCAGGCCAGTCCCCTAGTCCCAAGTTCCCCCACGGTAGTACCTCATCTCTGAGCACTCTCACTTTCCTGCTGCTCCTCTGTGGATACG CTCATTCACAATGCAAGATCCTCCGCTGCAATGCTGA GCCACCAGCTCCCCCGTGGCTTCCGGGGCCAACGCCACCACCACCCAGAAGGTCAGGACTCAAGTGCTCCTCCAGACCCTCTCATGGTCACCTCACG CTCACCATTATATTTAAGAATATGCAGGAATGCATTGATCAGAAGGTCTACCAGGCTGAGGTGGAAAATCTTCCTGCAGCCTTTGAAGATGGCTCTATCAATGGAGGTGACCGACCTGGGGGCTCAAGTTTGTCCATTGGAACTGCTAACCCTGGGAACCATGTGGAGATCCGAGCTGCCTATATTGGTACAACCATAATTATTCGGCAGACAGCTGGGCAGCTCTCCTTCTCCATCAAAGTAGCAGAGGATGTGGCAAGGGCCTTCTCAGCTGAGCAGGACCTACAGCTCTGTGTTGGAGGGTGCCCCCCAAGTCAGCGACTCTCTTACTCAGAGCCCAGTCAGGGAGCTATAACCACTGATACTGCCAGACAGCTGTGCAAGGAAGGGCTGCCGGTTGAAGATGCTTACTTTCATTCCTGTGTCTTTGATGTTCTAATCTCCGGTGATCCCAACTTTACTGTGGCAGCTCAGGCTGCTCTGGAGGATGCCCGAGCCTTCTTGCCAGACTTAGACAAGCTGCATCTCTTCCCCTCAGATGCCGGGGTTCCTCTTTTCTCAGCAACCCTCCCAGCCCTACTCTTTTCTGGGCTCTTTGTTCTGTGGCTTTGCATTCAATAA
- the HJV gene encoding hemojuvelin isoform X1 yields MGDPGQSPSPKFPHGSTSSLSTLTFLLLLCGYAHSQCKILRCNAEYVSSTLSLRGGGSPGALRGGGRGGGVGSSGFCRALRSYAICTRRTARTCRGDLAFHSAVHGIEDLMIQHNCSRQGPTAPPPPRGPALPGTGPVSSSGPVAPDPCDYEGRFSRLHGRPSGFLHCASFGDPHVRSFHHHFHTCRVQGAWPLLDNDFLFVQATSSPVASGANATTTQKLTIIFKNMQECIDQKVYQAEVENLPAAFEDGSINGGDRPGGSSLSIGTANPGNHVEIRAAYIGTTIIIRQTAGQLSFSIKVAEDVARAFSAEQDLQLCVGGCPPSQRLSYSEPSQGAITTDTARQLCKEGLPVEDAYFHSCVFDVLISGDPNFTVAAQAALEDARAFLPDLDKLHLFPSDAGVPLFSATLPALLFSGLFVLWLCIQ; encoded by the exons ATGGGGGATCCAGGCCAGTCCCCTAGTCCCAAGTTCCCCCACGGTAGTACCTCATCTCTGAGCACTCTCACTTTCCTGCTGCTCCTCTGTGGATACG CTCATTCACAATGCAAGATCCTCCGCTGCAATGCTGAGTATGTATCCTCCACCTTGAGCCTTAGAGGTGGGGGTTCACCAGGAGCGCTCCGAGGAGGAGGccggggtggaggggtgggctcCAGCGGCTTCTGTCGAGCCCTCCGCTCCTATGCGATATGTACTCGGCGGACGGCCCGCACCTGCCGGGGTGACCTCGCCTTCCATTCCGCAGTGCATGGCATCGAGGACTTGATGATCCAGCACAACTGTTCCCGCCAGGGCCCCacagcccctcccccgccccgggGCCCAGCCCTTCCAGGCACAGGCCCGGTCAGCTCCTCCGGCCCGGTAGCCCCGGACCCCTGTGACTATGAAGGTCGGTTTTCCCGGCTGCACGGTCGTCCCTCGGGCTTCTTACATTGCGCTTCCTTCGGGGACCCACACGTGCGCAGCTTCCACCACCACTTTCACACGTGCCGTGTCCAAGGAGCTTGGCCCCTGCTGGATAATGACTTCCTTTTTGTCCAGGCCACCAGCTCCCCCGTGGCTTCCGGGGCCAACGCCACCACCACCCAGAAG CTCACCATTATATTTAAGAATATGCAGGAATGCATTGATCAGAAGGTCTACCAGGCTGAGGTGGAAAATCTTCCTGCAGCCTTTGAAGATGGCTCTATCAATGGAGGTGACCGACCTGGGGGCTCAAGTTTGTCCATTGGAACTGCTAACCCTGGGAACCATGTGGAGATCCGAGCTGCCTATATTGGTACAACCATAATTATTCGGCAGACAGCTGGGCAGCTCTCCTTCTCCATCAAAGTAGCAGAGGATGTGGCAAGGGCCTTCTCAGCTGAGCAGGACCTACAGCTCTGTGTTGGAGGGTGCCCCCCAAGTCAGCGACTCTCTTACTCAGAGCCCAGTCAGGGAGCTATAACCACTGATACTGCCAGACAGCTGTGCAAGGAAGGGCTGCCGGTTGAAGATGCTTACTTTCATTCCTGTGTCTTTGATGTTCTAATCTCCGGTGATCCCAACTTTACTGTGGCAGCTCAGGCTGCTCTGGAGGATGCCCGAGCCTTCTTGCCAGACTTAGACAAGCTGCATCTCTTCCCCTCAGATGCCGGGGTTCCTCTTTTCTCAGCAACCCTCCCAGCCCTACTCTTTTCTGGGCTCTTTGTTCTGTGGCTTTGCATTCAATAA